The DNA window CAATACCCAGTGGAATCGCGTAACTCGCTTGGGTATTGATCTTCTCGCCATTAGCATTATCTGCACTTTGCTCCGTTTTAGGGTCAAGGTAGCGTTGATTAAACAAGGTTTTCACTTGTTGATATAGCGCGTGATACTCCTTACTCTCTTGGTGTTTGCCCAATACCTTAGCAACTTTTGCCATGATGTTGAGATCGTAACCATAGTAGGCGCGCCATATCATATCGTTAATGGTATTTGGCCCCATAGCAGCGCCTTCAGGACTCAACCAATCGCCCAAGAAACCGGCCTTTTCAGGTGTCGTGGTCGCCAGATAGTCCATGTAACGCTTCATTGCTGGGTAATTTAGGCGAAGAGCATCCACATCACCATATTGTAAATAGGCTTCCCACGGCACGATTAAACCCGCACTGCCCCACAACATGCCACCAAATGCTGACATAGGCGACACCGCGCTAAATCGCCCTTGGCTATCTTGGGTATCGCGCATGTTCAACTCATGTTTGCGTAAAAACTGGGGCATGTTGGCAAAGTACACGGCGGCAGGAGAAAAGACCTGAATATCGCCATTCCACCCCATGCGTTCATTACGTGCAGGCGTGTCGGTGGGGATAGAAAGAAAGTTGTTGCGCATTGACCAGCTGATATTGCGCCACAGCTGATTGACCTTTTCATTGGAAGTGGTTAACGAGGAAGCCAGTTTCGGCACTGAGCTCAAAGCTAAGCTTTCCACTTGATCCAATGGCAAGGCGTTATCAATACCGGTGATTTCCAGATAACGATAGCCATGATAAGTAAAACGGGGCGACAGAACTTGTTTACCCTGTTGTAAGGTAAAGGTATCGCTGGCGTTCGCGCCGCGAATGTTCTCTAGCATCAACATTCCCGCATTGTCTGGAGATGAGTTACCTTTGGGATACGTCATTTCTCCATAACGCAGCGTCACTTGCTGCCCCGCAACAGCGTTATTGATGGTAATTTTGGGCACGGCTGCGGTATTCTGCCCCATATCGTAGACGAACACACCCGGATGAACTTCCTCAACCGATTGGGCTTTTAGGGTTTTATGCACGTTGACATCCGTTCCAAGTAAGCTCACATATTGAGCCTGGTCCCATGGTGCTAAAGTCGGCCATGGTGAATGAATTAAACTTTCGGCAATTTTATTGCTATAGACTGGCTTACTGGCAGGATACGTTGTGCCTTGATAGGTCACTTCGCTCACCGGCTGCCAAGCGCTGTCATCAAAGCCCGCTTTCGTCCATCCTGGTTGAGCTTTATTTTGATCTACAACTTGGCCTTGAAACAGGCTTGCGTAAACTAACGGCCCTTCAGCATAGCCTTTCCACTCTTTGGCATCGCTATTGATCGTTTGTACCGAACCGTCTTGATAAGTCACCACCAATTTGGCGAGTAACGATTGGCGATCGCCAAAGTAGTTCCACGCTTCCCCCACAAAACCAACGGCACCGCTCCACCAGCCTTCTGCCAGCTGGACACCTAACGCATTAGCCCCTTGTGATAGTTTGGAGGTGATGTCCAATACTTGGTAAGGCTGCGATTTATCGTATTCCGTAAAACCTGGTTGAAAATAGCTGTCGGATAAACGCTGCCCGTTAACGTAAGCATCATATATGCCGCGTGCAGTGATATAGAGCTGCGCTTTCGCAATCGGTTTATCGAGTGCGAACTCAGTGCGCAGCATGGGCATAGAGTGTTGGCTTGGGTTCTGAGTAAGAAATAGAGCATTCTCACCTGCGGTTAAGGTGAGCGCATGTTGACCAAACTGCACTTGAGGATTTTTAGCCCAGTGACCAAAAACCCCCTGATAATGCTGATTAAACTCAGCGTGAACCAACGCATTAGCGGGCTCACGATAATGACGAACCACCAGCGAATGCACTTGCGCCTTTTGTCCCACCTCTAGGGCAAACCCCACGTCACTTAGCATAGGAAACGCGATGTAATCTGAGCCTAAGCCCATCGGGTTAATATTCACACCAGGGACAAGAAAAGGTGATGCTAAAGGAGGTTTAGGGATTTGATATTGGTCGCCATCAAGATGGATATCAACGATACCGTACACACTGGAAATAGCGAGCGTGTGGGGCTGATAGCGATTTTGCTCATTGAGCACACTGGTTGGCACATCAAATTGATACAAAGGTTGAGTTGCACTGTCGGTTTTACTGTAACCGACTCGATAGACATTGATTTGCGCGGCTTTACCTTGGTCCAATTTGGACGTATCTAACTCGACTTTAACGTAAGAGTCATTAACCCCATTATGGAGATGATTGAGGTTTTTATTGCTGTCCATCAAGCGCGGATCATTGGCTCCAAACACCAAAGCCACTTTGCTTGAATGTGTGGTTTTATCTAAAGCCACTTCGGTAGATAGCCGAAAAATAGGCAAATAATCTGCATACAAAGGCAACTTATTCGCGGCTAAACCAATCCATTTGGCATTGCCCCACGCCTCGCGTTTATGGCTCAACAAACTGGTTTGAAACTGTGCGTTACGGGTTAAAAGGTTGCCATGATTATCCCAAACATCCAATTGCCAACGATAGGTGTGGGAAGGTTTTAAGCTCTGCGCGCCAAACTCGATACCAAGCGAATCGTCTGATGTCACTTTACCGCTATCCCACACCGGTTGTCCTTGTTCATCAAATACCTGTATACGATAAGCTTGCTGCTTAACATCAAACTCATCAGAGACCATTTGCCAAGCGAAACTAGGATGCGCACTGTCTAGCCCAACTGGGTCGGTTAGATAATCTACCGTAAGGTGAGTTAATTGATTTTCGGCTAGAGCAGGCAGAGATAACGCCGTAAGTAAACCCAAAGCAACGGTTCGTAGTGATTGATGGGATTGACGCCACGGGAAATGCGACACCATTGAATTCAATTTCATGTAGAGTACTCCCTCTCTATTTGGCCTTGTTTAACTCAATCCAAGGTGTTGCGAAATCAAAACATTATCTAAATCAAATGATTCACTGAGTTCAAAAGCAAAAAAACCTGACCTACTCGCGACCTTAAAGCAGCGAATAATGTCAGGTTTTGCCTGCAATACGCAGTAGCAATCCTTGGTGCCAAAACAATCCGTAGAGATGTGATAGCGATTAATTTCCCCACCATAGAGGCGTGGGGACAAATGCGCAACTCACTCCATATTAAAATGTGATGTTTTCTTCAAAGTTATACAAGGCTTATAACTTTGATTTATTTAACATCAACATAGAGTTACACATCATTTTCTCCAGCAAAGGCGGCTATAACTCCGTATGAGTAGGGCGAGTTTTGGCGTAAATCACCGTATTATCCAGAGCGCCTGATGGCAACCTACGAGCATTATGCAATACCCCTTCCAATTGATAGCCGTTACGCTCAGGAACCGCGCGACTTTTCAGATTGGTTTGCGCCGCTTTAATTTCAATTCGCTCTGCCTTTAGCTCAGTAAATGCGTAATGCTCCAGCGCCAAAACTGCCTCCGAAACATAGCCTTGGCCAACAAACTCCTGCGCTAACCAATAACCAATTTCAAAATAAGGCACCGATTTATCATGGACGATAAGGCCAATAGCCCCAATCAATTCTCCACTTTGTTTGGTATAAAGCGAATAACGTTGCTCCCCTTCAAACTTGGCAAAACAAGCCATCGCCTCAATGATACTTTGCTTAAGTTGTTCTTCCGTCAACACATTAGGCAACCATGGCAAAAAAGTTTCTAAATGATCTTTGCTATTTTGCAGCGCTGCGAGCATCACCGGTAGATCATCGAGGGAAGGTGGCATCATACGT is part of the Vibrio porteresiae DSM 19223 genome and encodes:
- a CDS encoding glycoside hydrolase family 78 protein — its product is MKLNSMVSHFPWRQSHQSLRTVALGLLTALSLPALAENQLTHLTVDYLTDPVGLDSAHPSFAWQMVSDEFDVKQQAYRIQVFDEQGQPVWDSGKVTSDDSLGIEFGAQSLKPSHTYRWQLDVWDNHGNLLTRNAQFQTSLLSHKREAWGNAKWIGLAANKLPLYADYLPIFRLSTEVALDKTTHSSKVALVFGANDPRLMDSNKNLNHLHNGVNDSYVKVELDTSKLDQGKAAQINVYRVGYSKTDSATQPLYQFDVPTSVLNEQNRYQPHTLAISSVYGIVDIHLDGDQYQIPKPPLASPFLVPGVNINPMGLGSDYIAFPMLSDVGFALEVGQKAQVHSLVVRHYREPANALVHAEFNQHYQGVFGHWAKNPQVQFGQHALTLTAGENALFLTQNPSQHSMPMLRTEFALDKPIAKAQLYITARGIYDAYVNGQRLSDSYFQPGFTEYDKSQPYQVLDITSKLSQGANALGVQLAEGWWSGAVGFVGEAWNYFGDRQSLLAKLVVTYQDGSVQTINSDAKEWKGYAEGPLVYASLFQGQVVDQNKAQPGWTKAGFDDSAWQPVSEVTYQGTTYPASKPVYSNKIAESLIHSPWPTLAPWDQAQYVSLLGTDVNVHKTLKAQSVEEVHPGVFVYDMGQNTAAVPKITINNAVAGQQVTLRYGEMTYPKGNSSPDNAGMLMLENIRGANASDTFTLQQGKQVLSPRFTYHGYRYLEITGIDNALPLDQVESLALSSVPKLASSLTTSNEKVNQLWRNISWSMRNNFLSIPTDTPARNERMGWNGDIQVFSPAAVYFANMPQFLRKHELNMRDTQDSQGRFSAVSPMSAFGGMLWGSAGLIVPWEAYLQYGDVDALRLNYPAMKRYMDYLATTTPEKAGFLGDWLSPEGAAMGPNTINDMIWRAYYGYDLNIMAKVAKVLGKHQESKEYHALYQQVKTLFNQRYLDPKTEQSADNANGEKINTQASYAIPLGIGLIEKANKGAFAQNLVTHLKSSVKDDQGVARPPYSLMTGFIGTRWILNALSETGHQDVAYKMLLNEHYPSWLYSVDQGATTIWERLNSYTKEGGFSGNNSMNSFNHYSFGSVAAWMYRHMLGIQSDEKTPGYQHFVLAPQPDPNLGITFAKGEYQSMYGTIRSDWQVKDGRFDYRFTIPANTSATLILPAQNASSVRLNGKPLSVQSSQFAHQTVRFELGSGEYRYQAQYR
- a CDS encoding GNAT family N-acetyltransferase gives rise to the protein MPPSLDDLPVMLAALQNSKDHLETFLPWLPNVLTEEQLKQSIIEAMACFAKFEGEQRYSLYTKQSGELIGAIGLIVHDKSVPYFEIGYWLAQEFVGQGYVSEAVLALEHYAFTELKAERIEIKAAQTNLKSRAVPERNGYQLEGVLHNARRLPSGALDNTVIYAKTRPTHTEL